The Actinomycetota bacterium genomic sequence AATATATGAAGTTTTTTTAGGAAGTAAAAATAGGATTTTAGAATGGATGAGAGCGGGTCTTTTAGTACTGAGTTCAAAGGTTTGTGAGCTTTCATATCTTTTAGAAGAAGAAGGATTGGGGTTTACCTATATAGCTGAGGATGCAAAATCTTTAAAGGATAAGATTGTTGAAATAATCTCAAATCCAAATTTAGTAAAAAAAGTTGCTGAAAAAGCAAAAAAGTATGTAATTGAAAACTTGACTTATTACAAAACAACAGAACCTCTAAGAGAATGGGCAAGAAATCCAAAAACATCACCTGATAGAGATAAGGAAAGGGTACTCGACAGAAGCAAAGAAGAGGCTTTTCAAAATTTAGAGAGGATTGTTAAATCTCAACAGGAGATGATTAAAGTTAGAGATGAAAGAATAGCAGAGCTTGAGGAACTTTTTCATAAAAAACTTATATACAGAATTTATAACTACCTAAAATTCATAAAAAAAAGAATATTCTAATATAGAATACATAAATTTAACAATGTATAAAATTCTAATTTTAAAAAGAAGTATTGAATGATTTGGGCATAGTTTCTCCTTTCCCCTTCGTTACACTCGAGGGTCAATTCCCCTCCCTTTATGGGAGGGGGTAGGGGGAGGGTAAAATGTCTTCGAAACCATGCCACAAATCTCTGAAGAGAATTAAAATGAATGAGGAGTCAAATTTCAAAAAAGTTTCTATAATAATTGTTAGCTATAATAGTTCAAAATTTATATTTGATTGCATAAATTCGATTAAGAATCAAGAATATCCTTATTATGAAATTATTGTTGTTGATAATGCTTCCTCTGACAATTCTGTTTTTATAGTTAAAGAAAATTTTCCCGAAGTAAGAATTCATAAGTTATCAAGAAATCTCGGTTTTGCTGGAGCAGTGAATCTGGGAGTTAATTTATCAAGTGGAGATATAATTGTTCTTTTAAATCCAGATGTTATTGTTAAAGAAAATTGGCTTTTAACCTTAACTGAAGCATTTCAAAATGAGCAAGTAGGAGTAGTAGGAAGTATTATATTAGATAGTAATCAATCATTTATTCAGCATGCTGGAGCAGTAATACACAAAAATGGTTTAACTGAACATATTGAATTAAGTCTTAAAGAGGTTTCTTTAACAGATAATGAAAAGTTAATGGAAAAAATAAAAGAAAAAATAAAAAAAGAGTTTGAAAAAACAGATATAGATTATGTTACAGGTGCATCAATGGCAATTAGAAGAAGTCTCTGGGATAAATTGTGTGGGTTTGATGAAAAATATTTTCCTGGATACTTTGAGGAGACAGATTTTTGCATTAAAATTAAAAATATGGGATATAAGGTAATATTAGAACCAAAATCAATATGCATTCACAAACAAGCATCATCAAGTGGCTTATTTAGTTCAACTTTTTATTATTTTTATCATAAAAATAGAATCAGGTTTATTTTTAAAAACTATAGTTTTAGAAAATTTATTTATGTTTTTTTACCAAGTGAAATAAATTGGATAAGAAACAAAAGGATTTCAAAAGAGAATATACCTCTTTTGAAAGCTTATCTTATAAATATCATAAATATTTTTTCAACTTTACATAGAAGAAAGAAATATATTTCATAAATTTATGTTTAATAATTTTTAATTGTTTAAAGGATTTTTTAAAAACTTAATTTCTAATGGTTTTATTATAGAATAAGTTTGAAAAATTAATTAATTATTTATTTAGGAGATGTTTTTAATAAGCCAACACAGGTTGGGTGAAAAAAATTGAAAAAGAATAATATATTAATTATAAGCTACGATGTCGTTGGAAGCCAAATGGCTGGACCAGGAATAAGATACTATGAATTTGCCAAAACTTTATCTGATTTAGGTGAGGTAACCTTGGCTGTTCCAAATGAATGTGACCTACCCACACCAGGTTTTGAGACAAAAAGATATGATTACAAAGCTCCAGATTCACTAAAACTATTTACTAATGATGCTGAAACAATAATTATTCAAGGTTATATATTACATTTCTTTCCATTTCTGAAATTTTTTGAAGGAAAGGTTGTAGTAGATTTGTATAATCCTTTTCAATTTGAGAGCCTGGAGATGTTTAGTTATCATGGTATGGGTGAGAGACTAAGAATCGCAAGTAATGACCTTTCTACAATTAAAAGTCAATTACAACTTGGCGATCTGTTCATTTGTGCTAATGAAAGACAAAGAGATCTCTGGTTAGGTATGTTAAGTTCTGTTGGAAGAATAAATCCAAAGACCTATGATCAGGATAAGACTCTTAGGAAATTGATTGATGTTGTACCATTTGGAATTCCAGCAGAAAAACCCAAACATACGAGGAAAGTTATGAAAGGAGTTATAGAGAATATAGGTTCAAATGATAAAGTCGTTTTATGGGGAGGAGGTATATGGAACTGGTTGGATCCAATAACTCCCATTAAGGCTATGGGAGAAATATGTAGAAAGAGGGAAGATATAAATTTGATCTTTCTTGGTGTAGAACATCCAGATCCGAGACTTCCTCAAATGAAAAAGGTATCTGAAGCAATAGATTTAAGTAAAAAAATGGGACTTTATAATAAGAACATATTTTTTAATAGGTGGGTTGATTATAAAGATAGGCAGAATTTTTTACTTGAATCTGATATCGGAATAAGTGCTCATCCTTCTCATATTGAAACAAGATTTTCATTTAGAACAAGAATACTGGATTACATCTGGGCTGGTTTGCCCATTATTACAACAAAGGGGGATTGGTCTCACAATTTAGTTGAAAGATATAGTATGGGAAAAGTTGTTGATTATAAAGATTATCTGGGATGGGCGAGAGCTATATCAGAAATGATAAACAATACCTCAATTTATACAATCTATAAAAATAATGTAGCTAATCAAACTAATAATTACATATGGCCAAATGTAATTAAACCATTAAGGGGATACTTCAAAGAACCTTATTATGCTTCTGATAAAAAATACATTCATATTTTAAAAAACAAGGCTGAAGATGAGTTAATAGAAATATGTAATAATGAATTTAAAAATTATAATAAGATACTTCTATATTCAAATAGAAAAGATTTTCTATTTGAAAAGCTTAGTAAGGAAAAGGATATAAATTTTGTCCCAATTGAATTTTCAAAAGACATCGAAAAGAAAGATGATTATTTAAGAGCAGAAATAGATTTTCATAATTTAGAAGATGAATTAAAAAAGAGTAAAAGATACGAGGCTGCTATTATAAGAAGTTCATTTAAACCTATTTCCTATCAGGATCTTTATAGTATTATCTCTCGGATATTAATACTACTAAAGAAGGATGGATTATTAGGAATTATATTGCCAGGCTTACCTTATTTCAGTAGATTTGTTACTGAACAAGAATCAATTGATACTCTTTTGGAGAAATATATATTCACTATTGAGCTTCTTTTAAAAAATATAGGGTTTAAGATTTTAGATAAAACCGTTCTTAAATATTCAGCAATATTCAGTAGAGCATTAGAAGAGAGTCTGAAAGATTATATAACAAAAATTGAGGAAATATTAGGTGAACCAAGGATAATAAAGCTTGATAGAAAAGATTTTAGAGATATAAAACTTATTAGTAGATTTGATATTTTAAGAGATGATTTAATAGAAGAGTTATTCTATAAAGAGATTAATAAGGTTAAAGGAGAATCAACAGAAAAGGAACCTAAAGTAAAGAAACGAAGAGGAATAAGAAAGTACTTTGATTTTGTTGCAAGTTTATATTTTGAAAATATTAGAAGAAGTTATAATAAAACAATGCAGTCTATAAATCATAATGTTCACTTACAATTAAACAGGGAAACCAATCAGATAAATTCATTGTTAAGAAATGGTCTCCTGGCTATTAACAGTGACCTGGAAGAATTATTAAGTAACAAACTAAACAGAATTTTAGAAGAAGTAAGAATGATAAAAAGAAGCTTTAAGCTCATTGATACTAAAAAATTAACTGATCATGAAGTGGATAACTTAAGGCAGAGAATAGAAGACATCTCTTCTGAATTAAGTCTTTTAGAAAATTTTGGTATGAGAATATCAAAGCAGATGGTAATATTTGCAAAAAAATAACTACTACTTAAAAATAATTGGAAGATTTGGGCATAGTTTCTCAACTAATTATCCTCTCCCTTGGTGGGAGAGGGAAGGAGAACTTCTCTTATGATTCCCCTCCCTTTATGGGAGGGGGTAGGGGGAGGGTAAAATGTCTTCGAAACCATGCCACAAATCTATAAGAAATTAATTAATTTAAGTATTAATAAAAATTAAGTAATTGATAAGTAGAAAGATTAATGGAATTTTGGCCTTTTGTATCCATAATAACTGTAAATTTCAATGGTAAACATTTTTTAGATGAATGTTTTTCATCGATATTTTCAATAGATTATCCTAAAG encodes the following:
- a CDS encoding glycosyltransferase family 2 protein, giving the protein MSSKPCHKSLKRIKMNEESNFKKVSIIIVSYNSSKFIFDCINSIKNQEYPYYEIIVVDNASSDNSVFIVKENFPEVRIHKLSRNLGFAGAVNLGVNLSSGDIIVLLNPDVIVKENWLLTLTEAFQNEQVGVVGSIILDSNQSFIQHAGAVIHKNGLTEHIELSLKEVSLTDNEKLMEKIKEKIKKEFEKTDIDYVTGASMAIRRSLWDKLCGFDEKYFPGYFEETDFCIKIKNMGYKVILEPKSICIHKQASSSGLFSSTFYYFYHKNRIRFIFKNYSFRKFIYVFLPSEINWIRNKRISKENIPLLKAYLINIINIFSTLHRRKKYIS
- a CDS encoding glycosyltransferase, which produces NNADIFSCVSKRQESATIGELGILGRLNRYTSKYNFTRLIPCAAPEDDFSHTKKVLRGIDVEEDDFVILYSGGYNTWVDVDTLFNALTIVMNENPKIRFVSTGGEIKGIDEKTYPHFLKKIKNSPFKDRFLMKGWIPTQDVKNYYFEANLGINVDKKIYEVFLGSKNRILEWMRAGLLVLSSKVCELSYLLEEEGLGFTYIAEDAKSLKDKIVEIISNPNLVKKVAEKAKKYVIENLTYYKTTEPLREWARNPKTSPDRDKERVLDRSKEEAFQNLERIVKSQQEMIKVRDERIAELEELFHKKLIYRIYNYLKFIKKRIF
- a CDS encoding glycosyltransferase family 4 protein, with protein sequence MKKNNILIISYDVVGSQMAGPGIRYYEFAKTLSDLGEVTLAVPNECDLPTPGFETKRYDYKAPDSLKLFTNDAETIIIQGYILHFFPFLKFFEGKVVVDLYNPFQFESLEMFSYHGMGERLRIASNDLSTIKSQLQLGDLFICANERQRDLWLGMLSSVGRINPKTYDQDKTLRKLIDVVPFGIPAEKPKHTRKVMKGVIENIGSNDKVVLWGGGIWNWLDPITPIKAMGEICRKREDINLIFLGVEHPDPRLPQMKKVSEAIDLSKKMGLYNKNIFFNRWVDYKDRQNFLLESDIGISAHPSHIETRFSFRTRILDYIWAGLPIITTKGDWSHNLVERYSMGKVVDYKDYLGWARAISEMINNTSIYTIYKNNVANQTNNYIWPNVIKPLRGYFKEPYYASDKKYIHILKNKAEDELIEICNNEFKNYNKILLYSNRKDFLFEKLSKEKDINFVPIEFSKDIEKKDDYLRAEIDFHNLEDELKKSKRYEAAIIRSSFKPISYQDLYSIISRILILLKKDGLLGIILPGLPYFSRFVTEQESIDTLLEKYIFTIELLLKNIGFKILDKTVLKYSAIFSRALEESLKDYITKIEEILGEPRIIKLDRKDFRDIKLISRFDILRDDLIEELFYKEINKVKGESTEKEPKVKKRRGIRKYFDFVASLYFENIRRSYNKTMQSINHNVHLQLNRETNQINSLLRNGLLAINSDLEELLSNKLNRILEEVRMIKRSFKLIDTKKLTDHEVDNLRQRIEDISSELSLLENFGMRISKQMVIFAKK